A stretch of DNA from Natrinema halophilum:
CGCGTCGGTGGATGGATAGGGAACGTTGACGACGCCCGGTATCTCCGGAAATCCGCTCCGATGAACGGTCTTCGAGCGATTGAGCGAGAGCGCACCCAGGGTCCGACCGTGGAACGCGCCGTCGAACGTGAACGCGCGGTGGCCCCCCGAAGCATAGCAGATTTTGATCGCGTTCTCGACGGCTTCGGCCCCCGAATTCGAGAGGAAGACTCGATCCATGTCGTAGTGATCGGTCATCGCGGCCAATCGATCCATCAACTGCGTCGGGCCGGGAAAATCGGGTCCTTCAGGTGGACCACCTCCGCTAACGTAGAAGTCCTGCCCCGCGATTTTCAGCGGATCGACGGCACCGAACGCTTCGAGTCGCTCGAGTACGGCGGGGTTGTTGTAGCCCAACGGGGCGGCGGCGACGTGACTCGTAAAATCGAGTAACACGTTACCGTCGACGTCGGTACAGAACGGGCCGACGGCCTCGCCGCTCGCATCCCACACGAACTCGTAGACGTACGTACTTGGAGCCGCGAACTGATGGTGGTAGTCGACCCATTCGCGGGCACGGTCGCCGGGGAGCGAGTCCACGGCGGGAGTTACCGTTGCACGGTCCATACATCGTTTTCGATGGCCGTCACGTAAAATTACCGTTCGCTATACAACCACGAATATCGATGCCAGAGTCCCGCCAATCAGAAGAATCGCACTGTAGGCTGCAACTCGATTCCGAAACCTGTCGTCGGCCGATGTTGCAGCCAGCAGGGCCTTGACGACGATGCTCGAGACTGTCGCGAGGAGAATAGCGATCGTCGCCTCCGCCGGCCCGAGTTGGCCGCCCCGGTAAAGGACGACCGCCGACGTGGTCGCCCCGGCGCTCGAGACGAAGCCGCTGGCGACGGCCGTCGCGTAGAACCCGAGCGTCCCGAACCACGTTTCGGCCAGCGATCCGAAGACGAGGACGACGAAGAAGACTGCTCCGAACGCGAGCGCGTTTTTCAGCGAGAACGGGCTTTCGAGTTCCATCGGGCCGGATTCGGTCCAGTCAGCGGTGAGGGCGGCGACGACGAAGGCGATGACGATGACGGCACCGAGCGGGACGATCGCCTCGACGAGGATGTCGGAATTACTGCCGGCCGTAAAGCCGACCGCGATAGCGAGGTTCCGGGCGGCCATCGCAGCGTTCGCGAGCAGGATCGCGGCGACGGCGTAAGAAGCGGCTTCCGGTCGCTGATCCACGTGATCGAGCATCGTCCCGACGACCGCCGTCGATGAGGCGAGGCCGCCGAAGAAGCCAGTGATCGCGATACCGCGACCGCCGTAGGTCGAGACGATTGCGTAATTCGCGATTCCAATACCCGCCACGGCGACGACCATCAGCCAGATCACTTTCGGCTCGAGTGGAATCGCTAGTCCAGCGAACTCGACGGTCGTTTCGGCCGGTAACAGCGGAAAAATGACGAACGCGAGGATGGCGAACTCTGACGTCGATCGCATTTCCTCGTGGGTGAGACCCCAGGCGAACTCGTGCAGTTCGCGCTTTAAGACGAGCAACAGCGACGAGAGAACGGCGACAGTCACCCCCTCGAGAATGAAGCCGATGGTGACCAGAATGCCGACTCCGTACGCGACGAGCATCGAGACGGAAGTCGTCAGCGAGAGTCCGGCGTCGTCCTCGCTCATGAGGCCCTGCACCGCGAGTAATACGCCCTGAACGATGACGAGGACGCCGCCGAGAACGAGCAGACTTTCGCCGATTGCGGTCTCCGATTCGGTGACCAACACGGTAAAGACGGACGCCAGCAGGCTGATGAGCGAGAACGTCCTGATACCGGCGGACTTCTGTGACCATTCGCGTTCGAGTCCGAGGAACATCCCCAGTGCACCGGCCAGAGCCATACGGACGACCGTCTCTTCGAGCGGCGCATCGGCGACCTGCAGCGCAACCCCGTTCACTTCCGAAGGTTCGCCGCGCCCGCACATAAGCGACCTGCTGGCGGCGACGACTGTCACCCCAACGGCACCGGCTTCGGTCGCGACCTCATCGGTCGACGAATCGATAGCGACGGGCGTGAATATAGTAGTCGTTGAAACGATGTCCCCACCGTTCGCACTGTTGCGGCCAGGGAAGACTGGCTGGCCGCAAATTCGCGAGCGGGAAGTGCATTGACTTTCAACGACTTCCTTTCGACAGCGAGAATCCCGCCGTCGTCGGGCTATGCCCGACTGCCTGCGGGATTTTCGAACCCTCTCCGTTCACGCCGTCCTCAGAACGCTTCGCGTTCTGATGGGCATCGCATCCATCGGTTTGCTCACCAGGTGTGAATCGCGTAAACTCTTGTGAGGAACCGCCATGTTACAGCTGATCGCGAGTCGCCAACAGTCGCCGACAGTTTCACATTCTATCTGTTTGACTGACATTTGCGTTCCTACTGCTCCTCCCAGCAGTTGGCAGATGAACCGGACCAACACGTTCGCCGTGCGACCGCTCTCCGACAGTGGAGAGCAACTGCGACGGGACTTGTTGGACGCTTCCGCCGCTCTCTGGAACGAGGTCAACTATCAGCGCCTCATGCAGTACTGAGCGAAGCAACGCTCCGCAATGTTCGCAAATCTACGATTTGCTTGACAACGACGAGGACGGCGTTGAGGGCGATGTGTGGGACGCCGACACCGGCAGCCTCGGAGGCTAGTACAAAGGTGTTCCTGGTGGTCCGTATGGATTCGAAGGCCACGCTGACCTCACAGCGTCAGAGACATTCCTAGAGCGACAGACAGAACAGGCAGTTAGGCCGATGGCACGGCCCCTGTCCTCGGAAATCAAAGAGTTCCGGGATGTCGTCAGAAATCAGTCGATTTCTGACTGCAAGCGGGATCTTCGATCCCGCAATGCCGAAAACGCTGCGCGTTTTCGAGCACGATTCGAGTGGGATGACCACGGCTGGTCGGGGATACCACACCCTCACGAACGTCCCAAAGAACAGCGCACAGATCCGAGTACCGTCCACCGTGACGGGAATGTTGCTTTCGGGGGATCGTAGACCGGCTGGGACTCCCACGGAGGAAACCGCCGCCGTTTACGGCGCGGAGGATATCATAGGTCGACGTACTGCGCTTCCCACTCTCGACGCGCCTCGAGTTCGCGCCGACCACGGCGGGTGAGCGTATAAAAGTTCGTTCGTCGGTCACGTCGGCCTTTTTCGACCAGTCCCTTGTCGACAAGTGTATCGAGATTGGGATACAGACGCCCGTGGTGAATCTCTTTCTCGTAGTACTGTTCGAGTTCCTCTTTGATCGCCAGTCCGTGAGGCTCCTCCTCGCCAGCGATAACGTAGAGCAAGTCACGCTGGAATCCTGTCAGGTCGTACATTGGGAAAGTACCAGTCTCACTTACTGTCGAATTTTAATAAGGCTATCGGGTTGTTTCGATCGAAACAGAGGTATTACCATCGAGACGACTCATTTCGAACTCGAAGAATCCATAATGTCCGTGATGGATCGACCGATGTACCACACATAATGCGTGGTTCATGTTTACAGTGCATGTATTTTGTTTCGGTACAATTACATTGACTGTTCGTTGATAATCGGTTACTCTGATCGGCGAGTATTGAGACAGTTGTTACTGATGAATAAGTAGGTCGAAACAGGAAGCAGATCGCGTGACGGAAAACGTCACGCGATCGCTTGCCGCCCTGAATTGGTCCCCGCTGACGCTTCGGCCCTCCAAGCGAAGCGTCACGTGGATGATTCTGCTGGGATGACTTAAATGTAACGACAACATCTGCCACGCGGAGATTCGATAGCCGGTACTCGATGCGCCTCGTGCGATCAGATATGTTCTTCCTCGAGTACCCAGCCGAGTGCACGTTTGTAGTACGTAAACATTTGCTCGACGCCGTCGTGGCGCATTTCGTCGCTTTCGAGATTCTCCTTGAGGAACTCGTACTGCTCTCGAATTTCTTCTTCGTCGCGCATAGCCGCTAGTATTCATTGGGAGGCATAAAAGTCGCCGCACCGAGGCGCGGAGTCAGCACGGAACGCGAGCAGCCGGTTCGGTTCTGCAGTCTTTCGTCCGGGAAAAACGGCGTTTCCGGCGTGAAACGGTGACGAGCGACTCTCTGGGACCGATACGGACGACGAACGACCGAGGAATGTGTCGGTTACCACATTTTTCCGGTGCAAAATCGAACGATACGCGCACTAGTAGTATTCGTTTGGCACCCCGTACACGACGGTATAGCCGCAAACGACGAGATGCTTCCTTGCACATCGCCCCCTCGACACCACGAATTCAGCCGCAACTACAGGAGTCATTACACTCCCCGCTTGCGGTTCGCGGCCAGCGAGTGCTCGCTGGCCGCAGCGGTGCGAACGGCGGGTGAACCGTTTCAACGACTAAGGAATCCGACGACGTTCCGCATCGTGTTTCGAACCCGACGGTTCGGTGGGCCTTTTTGCATCCCCACCGTACCACCCTGTATGAAGATTCGGGGTGAACGCGAGTGCAGAGAGTGTGGAACACGCTGGTCGTACTACGAGACGGGCAGCGTCGGCTGTCCGGCGTGTGGAAGTCTTCGCAGCGTGGGTGTAGATGAGCGAACCGAACACACGGACCTGCAGGCCTCGTTCGATCTCACCCCCGTACGGAGTGCGATAGACGACGTCGCGACGGACGATATCGCTGAACGTGCCCGGGATCGCTGTCGCGAGTACGTTCGCCGACGCGGCTTCGTCAATTCCGGTTCACTCCGCGACCTGGACGACACCTACCTCGGTGCGATCGAACTTCTGCACGTCGCCGATATCGTCGTCCGCGATATCCGGCTCGAGGACCGTGAGGAACTCTATTTCCTGGCTTTGCTGCGCGGTGCCGATCGGGGAGACCGCCCGCCCGTCGAGGACATCCCGCAGACGCTGCGGTCTGCACGTGGGCTCGGCTACGCGAATGCGGTCCGCGAGTATCGACGAGACGTCCGCACCTGGGCCGAGGACCGCGACCTGACCGCGAGCGAACGGCGTGCCCTCGAGACGCTCGGCGAACACGTCAAACGTATCCGATTGCTCGACGGTGACGTCGATCCGGAAACCGCCGAACGACTCGTCGAAGCGACTCGCGATCTGGCCAACGGCCTGCGCGGCGACGAATTCGCGTTTACGCAGGCACAGCAGCGACTAGACGGCCTCGAGTAGCGTCCGTGATCCGTCTGTGAACGGACGCCGGCACTGATTCGATTCTGCTTTGTCGACGGATTCAGTCACGTCGTTGCAGCATCCGCCCCGTTCGACTCACAAATCACGTCGTTGTACTAGTCCGAATTTGCGAGGACCGAAGCGCTGCGGTCGCTGTCGGTAGTTGTACGTTCGTGACGGTAAATCCTCGTTCGTGTTCTACTCGGTCGGCTCGTGTGTATACATTCACTTCGACACACCTTTCACGATATCTGTTGTTGTGTGTGGCAATTGCCGCTGCCAACGTGGCGCTCCCTGACCGACCCCGCGCCGCAGGTGAGCCCTCCGACTGGCACGCTCGAGAGGACGGACGAGGTGGTCGCGACGGTCACCGCGTTCGACTAGTCGGTAACAAATTACCCACGTGGACTATGTCACACGACTCATCGGAAACGGAGACGGAACCTACCGGCAGTCGCAGAGTGAGTGAGCAAGTATCGCGCGACGGACCCGCTCCGTACGTCCCCGCTGGAAGAAGCGTCGCGGAGCTTACGATCAAGGCAGTCGTGACCGGACTCGGGCTCAACGTAGTGCTATTGACTGCGAACATGTACCTCGGGATGCGCTCCGGGATGACGATCAGCGCCTCTATTCCGGCCGCCGTCCTCAGCATGGGTCTGTTCTACGGGCTTCGCCGCGTTTCCGTCGGCGGGACGATCCTCGAGAACAACATCGTTCAGACGATGACCTCCGCCGGCGAAGCGCTGGCAGCCGGCGTGATCTTTACGATCGCCGGCGTCACGTTCCTCGACCAACAGATCGATATCGCGGGAACTGCAGCAGTCGCAGCGCTGGGTGGCTTTCTCGGTATCTTGTTTATGATACCCATGCGACGCTACCTCATCGTCGACAAACACGAGGAACTCCCGTACCCAGAGGGGACCGCGTGTGCGGACGTTCTCGAGGCCGGAGACCGCGGCGCGGAGGGGGTCAAACTCATCTCGCTCGGGTTCGTCGTGAGCAGCCTTTACATGTGGCTGGCAAACGGGATGGCCGTCTTCACGACGACGATCCAGACGGCATTCTCGGCCGGCGAAACGCGCGGATTTGCGATCGGGGGCGACTTCACCCCTGCGCTCGTCGGCGTCGGCTACATCATCGGTCCCAGGATCGCCGGCTACGTGTTTGGAGGAGGGCTACTCGCCTGGATGATGTTGATCCCGCTGCTCATCACGGGCGGATTCGTCCCCGAATCAGCCGCCGGCGCGCCCCTTATGGCGCAAGCGGACGCGGTCTGGGACCAGTACATCCGCTACGTCGGTGCGGGTTCGATGATCGTCGGCGGGTTCTACGCCATCCTCTCGATGCGCGAGACGATCGTGGATGCTCTGGGGACCGCCGTCGACGAACTCCGCAGCTCCGCGGCGGCTGCGACCGACAAACGTAGGCGTACGCAGCGTGATCTCTCGATGAAACTCGTCGTCATCGGTGCCGTTCTGATCGGATTCTCACTGGTGGCGCTCCCCCAGGTTCAGGTCGGATTGGTGGGTGGGTTCGTCGCCGTCGTCGCCGCGTTCCTCTTCGTTGCCGTCTCTGCGTATCTGGTCGGCGTCGTCGGGAGTTCGTCGAACCCCGTCTCAGGGATGGCCGTTGCGACGGTTCTGATCGCTGCACTCCTGTTGAAATCGAACGGCGTGACCGATCCAGTCGTTGTGCTGGTGACTGCCTCGATCGTCGCGATCGCCGCGGCGGTCGCGGGCGACACGTCACAGGATCTCAAGACCGGCTACCTCCTCGGAGCGACGCCCCGCAAGCAACAGATCGCACAGGGTATCGGGATCGCGCTTTCCGCTCTCTTTGCGGGCTGGGTCCTGTCTTTCTTCCACCAGGCATACGGTATCGGTGGCGAAACGATTCCCGCGCCGCAAGCCGGAATGATGGCACTCATCTCCGAAGGGGTCCTCACCGGGACCGCCCAGTGGGGGATGATCCTCATCGGAGCCGTTTTCGCCGCCGTTCTCATCCTCATGAACGTCCCCGTATTACCCTTCGCAGTCGGCATCTACCTGCCAATCACGCTCGCGACACCGATCTTCCTCGGCGGTCTGCTGCGCGGCGGGATCGATTCGTACACAGCCAGAAACGACGATGGGGACGGGACGCGCGAGGAATACACTACCTATCGCGGGCGGATCATCGCGGCCGGGTTGATTACCGGCGAAGCGGTCATGGGAATCGTCGTCGGCGCATTGTACATCCTCGAGATCGGAGCACCCACCGGTCCCCCGTTTCCGGTCGGAATCAGCGGCGAGACGCGGGCGATACTTGGCGTCGTCGCGGTCGTCGCACTCCTCAGTTTCGTTACGGCCAGCATCCTTCGGAACATGCCGGAGACGGCTGACTCGGCCGAGACCGCCGAACCATGAGCGTTCACGCGCCGACTGCTGTCCCGAAGCGAACCGTAAGCGAGTGGACGGAGATTTCCGTCGACGGCGAACTGCGAGTCATGATCACCTGGACGAAATCTCCGCGGAACCGGCTCGATCGGTTCCTGTTCACCCTCTTCGGAACGAACCGGGAGCACGAACTCACCCTCGACGCCGTCGGGTCCACAGTCTGGCGCCAATGCGACGGGACCCACACCGCCAGTGAGATCGCATCGATCCTCGCCGGCACGTACGACGCCGAACGCGTCGAACCCGTCGAGGAGACGCTCGCGTACTTCCTCATGCAACTCGAGGAACGCGACCTGATTCGATTCGACAGCGAGTGAGCATGTGATTTGACTCCGAGTAAGAATGCGAAATACTCAGCGAGTGTCTCAGGGGAGGTCGACGGCGACGTCCTCCTGCATGCTCGCGGCTTTGACGGTGTTGTAAAGCAGCATCGCACGGGTCATCGGCCCGACTCCGCCGGGGACGGGCGTGATCGCGCTCGCCTTCTCTTTTGCACTCTCGAACTCGACGTCGCCGACGAGTTCGTATCCCTTGTCGGTGTCGGCGTCGACCCGGTTGACGCCGACGTCGATCACGACAGTTCCCGCCGTGAGCATCGAGCCGTCGACGAGTTCGGGAACGCCGACCGCTGCGACGACGATATCCGCGTTGCGGGTCTTTGCGCCGAGGTCGTTGGTCCGCGAGTGACAGACCGTCACCGTCGCGTTGCCGTCGTCCGCTTTCTGAAGTAGCAGATTCGCGAGCGGTTTGCCGACGATGTCGGATCGACCGACGATCGTGACGTCCTTTCCCTCGGTGTCGACGTCGATCGACTCGAGCAGTTTCTGGACGCCGTGGGGGGTACACGGACGGAATCTGGCATCTCCGGCGACGAGTCGGCCGACGTTTTCGGGGTGGAAGCCGTCGACGTCCTTGGTCGGATCGACGCGTCGGATCACGTCCCGGTAATCGACGTGGTCCGGGACGGGTGCCTGAACGATGTAGCCGTGAATTTCGGGGTCGTCGTTCAGGTCGGCGATGGTATCGAACAGAACCTGGGGCGGGGCATCGCCGTCGACGTCGACGTGGTGGCTCTCGATGCCGACCTCCTCGCAATCGCGTTGCTTCATGTTCACGTAGGTCTGGCTCGCCGGGTCGTCGCCCATGAGGACGGTCGCCAGCCCCGGTCGTGCACCGTCGTCGGCGAGGGTCTCGATCGAATCCGTCAACTCGTCTCGGATGTCCTGCGCAACAGCGTTACCGTCGATGATCTCGGTCATTACTCGAGTAGGCGACCGCGAGGCCCATTAATCTCCGGATTCGTGTGCAGAAACGCGCCGTTCCGTCCGCAAATATTCAAATACGTGTACAACGCAGTCAGAATCGATTCTCGAGGAACGACTCGATTGCGTCGGTGACCGGGTCCGGTCGCTCCAGGGTGGAGGTATGCCCCGCTTTCGGAATTATCTCCATCTCGGCGTCGGGCAATTCGTCGAGCATCGGCTCCGCCCGCGAGGGATCGATCGAGGGATCTTCTTCGCCGTGGACGATCAGGACGGGAACGTCGATTTCGGAGAGTCGGTCGCTGACGTCCGGCCGGTCGAGCCACGAGTGGACTTCGTGGAAAACCGCCGCGCCGGGGTACGTCGCCCAGCGATCGACCCACGCTTCGACGAGCTCGGCGTTTTCTTCTCGGGTCGTTTCGCCGAAGAGATAGCCAGTTACGCTTTCGGCTAACTCTCGGGGATTCGATTCGTGAGATCCTTCGAGCGGCGCGACGAGGTCCCCATAGAGTTCCTGTTCTTCGGGCGTGTGCGGGGCGGCCATCGAATCGATCAGAACGAGTCCGTCGACTCGTTCGGGGTACTCGAGTGCAAACCGCAGCGCCATGAACCCGCCCATCGACATGCCGGCGATGACGGCACTGTCTTCGCCGATTCCGTCCAGTAGCGCCGCACAGTCGTCGGCCAGCTCTCGCAGGTCGTATCCAGGGGCGTATCGGTCCGTACGTGCCCTGAGATCGTAGGCGACGGCTCGGTAGTCGTCCTGGAGAGATTCGAGCTGTGGCGCGAACATCGTCCGGTCCATTAGCGTCCCGTGGGCGAAGACGATCGGGTTCCCCTCGCCGACGTCGGTCGTCAGTGCGTCGGTTCGAACCCGGTACATCTCCGACGTCGTCTGTGGTGCCATATGAGTCGACTTCGATAAACATATTGAAAAATTTACGCAATCCGGAAGCGTTTAGAGTCCTGTTCGCCGAAC
This window harbors:
- a CDS encoding MgtC/SapB family protein, with protein sequence MNGVALQVADAPLEETVVRMALAGALGMFLGLEREWSQKSAGIRTFSLISLLASVFTVLVTESETAIGESLLVLGGVLVIVQGVLLAVQGLMSEDDAGLSLTTSVSMLVAYGVGILVTIGFILEGVTVAVLSSLLLVLKRELHEFAWGLTHEEMRSTSEFAILAFVIFPLLPAETTVEFAGLAIPLEPKVIWLMVVAVAGIGIANYAIVSTYGGRGIAITGFFGGLASSTAVVGTMLDHVDQRPEAASYAVAAILLANAAMAARNLAIAVGFTAGSNSDILVEAIVPLGAVIVIAFVVAALTADWTESGPMELESPFSLKNALAFGAVFFVVLVFGSLAETWFGTLGFYATAVASGFVSSAGATTSAVVLYRGGQLGPAEATIAILLATVSSIVVKALLAATSADDRFRNRVAAYSAILLIGGTLASIFVVV
- a CDS encoding PadR family transcriptional regulator is translated as MYDLTGFQRDLLYVIAGEEEPHGLAIKEELEQYYEKEIHHGRLYPNLDTLVDKGLVEKGRRDRRTNFYTLTRRGRRELEARREWEAQYVDL
- a CDS encoding DUF7117 family protein, which gives rise to MKIRGERECRECGTRWSYYETGSVGCPACGSLRSVGVDERTEHTDLQASFDLTPVRSAIDDVATDDIAERARDRCREYVRRRGFVNSGSLRDLDDTYLGAIELLHVADIVVRDIRLEDREELYFLALLRGADRGDRPPVEDIPQTLRSARGLGYANAVREYRRDVRTWAEDRDLTASERRALETLGEHVKRIRLLDGDVDPETAERLVEATRDLANGLRGDEFAFTQAQQRLDGLE
- a CDS encoding OPT family oligopeptide transporter translates to MSHDSSETETEPTGSRRVSEQVSRDGPAPYVPAGRSVAELTIKAVVTGLGLNVVLLTANMYLGMRSGMTISASIPAAVLSMGLFYGLRRVSVGGTILENNIVQTMTSAGEALAAGVIFTIAGVTFLDQQIDIAGTAAVAALGGFLGILFMIPMRRYLIVDKHEELPYPEGTACADVLEAGDRGAEGVKLISLGFVVSSLYMWLANGMAVFTTTIQTAFSAGETRGFAIGGDFTPALVGVGYIIGPRIAGYVFGGGLLAWMMLIPLLITGGFVPESAAGAPLMAQADAVWDQYIRYVGAGSMIVGGFYAILSMRETIVDALGTAVDELRSSAAAATDKRRRTQRDLSMKLVVIGAVLIGFSLVALPQVQVGLVGGFVAVVAAFLFVAVSAYLVGVVGSSSNPVSGMAVATVLIAALLLKSNGVTDPVVVLVTASIVAIAAAVAGDTSQDLKTGYLLGATPRKQQIAQGIGIALSALFAGWVLSFFHQAYGIGGETIPAPQAGMMALISEGVLTGTAQWGMILIGAVFAAVLILMNVPVLPFAVGIYLPITLATPIFLGGLLRGGIDSYTARNDDGDGTREEYTTYRGRIIAAGLITGEAVMGIVVGALYILEIGAPTGPPFPVGISGETRAILGVVAVVALLSFVTASILRNMPETADSAETAEP
- a CDS encoding PqqD family protein; protein product: MSVHAPTAVPKRTVSEWTEISVDGELRVMITWTKSPRNRLDRFLFTLFGTNREHELTLDAVGSTVWRQCDGTHTASEIASILAGTYDAERVEPVEETLAYFLMQLEERDLIRFDSE
- a CDS encoding bifunctional methylenetetrahydrofolate dehydrogenase/methenyltetrahydrofolate cyclohydrolase translates to MTEIIDGNAVAQDIRDELTDSIETLADDGARPGLATVLMGDDPASQTYVNMKQRDCEEVGIESHHVDVDGDAPPQVLFDTIADLNDDPEIHGYIVQAPVPDHVDYRDVIRRVDPTKDVDGFHPENVGRLVAGDARFRPCTPHGVQKLLESIDVDTEGKDVTIVGRSDIVGKPLANLLLQKADDGNATVTVCHSRTNDLGAKTRNADIVVAAVGVPELVDGSMLTAGTVVIDVGVNRVDADTDKGYELVGDVEFESAKEKASAITPVPGGVGPMTRAMLLYNTVKAASMQEDVAVDLP
- a CDS encoding alpha/beta fold hydrolase, giving the protein MAPQTTSEMYRVRTDALTTDVGEGNPIVFAHGTLMDRTMFAPQLESLQDDYRAVAYDLRARTDRYAPGYDLRELADDCAALLDGIGEDSAVIAGMSMGGFMALRFALEYPERVDGLVLIDSMAAPHTPEEQELYGDLVAPLEGSHESNPRELAESVTGYLFGETTREENAELVEAWVDRWATYPGAAVFHEVHSWLDRPDVSDRLSEIDVPVLIVHGEEDPSIDPSRAEPMLDELPDAEMEIIPKAGHTSTLERPDPVTDAIESFLENRF